Proteins encoded in a region of the Populus alba chromosome 13, ASM523922v2, whole genome shotgun sequence genome:
- the LOC118059365 gene encoding probable protein phosphatase 2C 2 gives MKDVEDFLWGFSIISLALYFLRRIRKVISMASLSLTSPQSSSLPSPPLSWVSQFFLEKRKVPLIKDDSETTVLVHDPESNVSQESQSGDMKSKALHFEEGIMQESMACEAYQKGLHDKSSQKNSDALKRKVGPDSLRIVKISEGDRSRGATKLKKRPGMLVVPEYSPIVEFSRADRKLENKEFEVQGRDFFLASKKGRREVMEDGYGIMIDILGDAKQAFFAVIDGHGGRAAANYVAENLGKNIVKGLQNVGCKEDGQLEEAIRGGYLVTDREFLSQGVSSGACAASVLLRDGELHVANVGDCRVVLSRNGVADVLTIDHRVSREDERLRIENSGGFLHCRNGIWRVHGSLAVSRAIGDQHLKEWIISEPEIKRVPLTSDCQFLILASDGLWDKVNEQEAVDVILKDNNNSVESCKKLVDMSFGRGNMDDITVMVIKLQNFVTNGC, from the exons ATAAGAAAGGTCATTTCTATGGCCTCGTTAAGCCTTACATCCCCTCaatcttcttctcttccttctcctcctctctcATGGGTTAGCcagttttttcttgaaaaaagaaaggtcCCTTTAATTAAAGACGATTCAGAAACAACTGTTCTGGTGCATGATCCAGAAAGTAACGTTTCACAAGAGAGTCAAAGTGGTGACATGAAAAGTAAAGCTTTGCATTTTGAAGAGGGAATCATGCAAGAAAGCATGGCCTGTGAAGCATATCAAAAGGGATTGCATGATAAGAGTTCACAAAAGAATTCTGATGCTTTGAAAAGGAAAGTAGGACCGGATTCCTTGAGAATAGTAAAGATTAGTGAAGGAGATCGTAGTAGGGGTGCTACCAAGCTGAAGAAGAGGCCTGGGATGCTGGTTGTGCCAGAATATTCTCCGATAGTGGAATTTTCTCGAGCAGACAGGAAGTTGGAAAATAAAGAGTTCGAGGTTCAAGGGAGAGATTTCTTCTTGGCTAGTAAGAAAGGAAGGAGAGAGGTCATGGAAGATGGGTATGGCATCATGATTGATATTTTGGGAGATGCAAAGCAG GCATTTTTTGCTGTCATAGATGGACATGGAGGCCGTGCCGCGGCTAACTACGTTGCTGAAAACTTAGGAAAGAACATTGTGAAAGGTCTTCAAAACGTTGGTTGCAAGGAAGACGGCCAATTAGAGGAGGCTATTCGAGGAGGCTACTTGGTTACAGATAGGGAGTTTCTTAGCCAG GGTGTTAGCAGTGGAGCTTGTGCAGCTAGTGTGCTGTTGAGAGATGGAGAATTACATGTTGCAAACGTAGGTGACTGTAGGGTAGTTTTAAGCAGGAATGGGGTAGCTGATGTACTCACAATTGATCATAGAGTTAGCAGAGAAGATGAGCGCCTTCGCATTGAGAATTCT GGTGGTTTTCTACATTGCCGCAATGGGATTTGGAGAGTTCATGGGTCCCTTGCCGTTTCTAGAGCAATTGGAGACCAGCATCTGAAAGAATGGATAATTTCTGAACCTGAGATCAAAAGGGTTCCATTAACTTCAGATTGCCAGTTCCTGATATTGGCATCTGATGGCCTATGGGATAAG GTAAATGAGCAAGAGGCAGTAGATGTGATTTTAAAAGACAACAACAATTCAGTAGAGTCTTGCAAAAAGCTTGTAGATATGTCTTTCGGCAGAGGCAATATGGATGATATTACTGTTATGGTGATAAAACTTCAGAATTTTGTGACAAATGGTTGTTGA